CACAGCATGTTTTTAGTTCCAATCTCCAGTCCAGGGTTTGACCCCAACAGAGAGAGATATCAACCCACCCACTGCTCGGAGAAATTAGAAAGAAGTGATTTTAGAAAACAACAGTGGGAGGAAAAGACAGTTCACTAGAGCTTCGGACTCGATGCTCTTCCACTCAGTGGACTGTGATGGCTTCCTGAAAAACCGACAAAACCACGGTGGCACTGTGGAAAGTtcatttacttgttttgtttgtcttctaattttatttgtatctttTATATTCCCAAGTCCAAtatcacagagaaacaaagaaactgtCTTATGTCTTTACATATCGCTATGTAGTCTCTTAAATAGCTTATAATGTCTTCAAAATCCTCCATCCTCGTCATGGCACGGGATGGTAGTGGAGACGTTTTCGGTAACTGGGTTAAATGTGAGCCCGCCTCTCCTGATCACACTGCTATAACACCTCTCAACAGCTTCAATAATATGATCATCTTTCAGTATTTCTTATCATAGACGACTTTCCAAAAGTCTCTCCCCTTTTCTTGTCACACAAAATATGGGCACAGCCACATTCTGTGCTCAgtatctgtttttctgtcattcttGTCATCCAGTTGTCATTTCTGTGAGTTTAGAAGGTGCGAGTCAGTGCTTGATTCAGAAACACGCGTTTCCTTCCTGCAGCATTGTACTTTACTGTTTCCAGCCATTGTCCATGGAAACCACTCACTTGACTTTTCATGAGCATGGACATAGGTGCTCATCTGTCTCTGGTCAGAGGGCGTTCATGTTTGTGTTGCGGAGGGCGAGCGTGATGGACAGTGGTGCGATGTGGCCGGCACAGGACTCCCGGGAGTGTTTGTGGTCTGAGTAGGGCAGAAGATGTTGGGGATCCTGGCAATGGAGGGAATGGTTGGGTGGTGAGGTCGGCCGTTGGGTTAGTTGTCAGGTGGCATGTCCTTGGGCGTCCCCTCCTTGTCGCTGTTGGATTTGGGCCAGAGTTGCTGCTGTAGCTCCTTCACCACCCTCTCCAGGTGCTCCCTGGCCTCCCGCTCCTGCAGCAGGTCAGCTCGAAGCTGCTCACGATCAGCCTCGGCGTGCTGCAGCTTCATCTGGAGATCCTCGATCTGGAAGGCACGTGACAAGAAACAGATGAAATCATACAGCAGAACAAATGTGACTACAGTTTGGAGGGTACTGATCCAACCTCCAGGCCTGCTGCAAACAACAGAGCTGTTCACACTCACTGATTATGGAGCCAATTCATGCCCGTGCTTATACTAGACGGTATAGACCTAGACCTCTGTCCTAGACACCAGTGCCCTGATGCTGTGATCGTATCATGTTGGAGGAACCATAACTACCACTTTTTGACCTGTAAATATTGTTCATGTAAACATCCAGAGAAACATCCTAACTGGATGAGTCGTGCATGTTCTCAGAGGTGCCTGAGAACATGCACGACTCATCTTAGTCAAATTTCAACATCAGAGGCAAAGCTGAAGCAGAATGAAATGGTGGCAACAATGCACAGTATCATTTAACCCTCACACCACCTGCTCTGCAATAATCCAGCTGAATTGGGTTGTCCATGTTGTGAATGCTCAAAACAATCTGTTATTCTTTGTCCCTGCAGCCCGATTTCCAAAGTAACTATCTAGTGTGTGAAACAATATGTTGGATCCATTTTAATATATCTGTCTGATGGATATCTGAATTTGCCAAGTAAACAACCAACCTTTCTGACTTTGGTGAATGTAGAAACAGATTTGGGGTATTCCGTGGCTACGATGAAAACCAGTCATCATTTCCCTGTGAATGCCAATGTGTGATTTAACTGTGAGCACTACACTATTGTTTTATCCCACACACAAGGCCAACACTTGCAAGCTTAGGAACAAATGTTTGGTTCATCATCAGCCAGGATATTTCCAGTCACGTGATCTCCCGCTTCCAGCAGATTGGCTTCCTGAAGTCAAAAACTTTACTTGATTTATGTAACTTCTTTCCCAAACGTGGTCATAAAGTGAAGtttctatatttcattttacatttcaagaCATGTCTTGAAACAGAGGCCTTCTTAGCAAAATGATCTTTGAGAGCACTACAATGCTTCCTGAGCTTCTGAAGTCTTTTTCCTGTCCTGAGCCCAGACTGCAGCAACATGAAGGCCTTAGCGGCAGCCTTCCGAAGTCGACTGCAGTCTCTGCAGGGAGGTGCACAGACACAGCTGGAGAGCAACCTCCCTCTTGTTTTGTCTAATCTGCATTTCCCATGGTGCCTGAGGGAAGACGAcgtctcttcctgtttcctttcAAAGGGGGACTTATCATACGCTACACCCGTTTATTTTTGACTGGGGAAGAGGAAACGTGGgcttttttcttgccttttctGCTGACCTTAAGAGCACTGGAGACGGTGAAACTGTGAAACACCGCAGCTCCTCTGAGGGTGTTGATGCACACATTGGACTGTGAATGTGAGTCTATGTGCACGGCCTTGTTTGGCTTCACTTTCCCGTGTTTCCAATGTATCATCGAGAGATTATCAAGAAGATTTTAAGCCCCAAGTGTGACCAACGGATACAGCATACCCCTGACAGTCCACATGCACACTAACTGACCTGTGCAGAGTATTTTGCACGAAGACGTCCAGCCTCGCAGCCTTTATCACAGACCCTCAGCTGCCGGGCCTGCTCCAGCTCCCGCTTCAGACGGATCCGGGACTCATTGGCttccttcatcttcttctcaCTCTCAGCTCGCAGACGCTCAATTTCCTTCCTCAAGCTTCGCTTTGCCTCAGTCGCCTCCCGCAGCTTCTCTTTCTTGGCCACCCGCAAGAACTCCAACTCCTGCAAGAGGAGATGGTAGAAGTTAGCATCAGAGTGAGGGACTGTCTGCCTGGGGTTCATGCTTATGCAATTAAGACACTTGGAAAagtgaaaggtttttttttttaaacagtttgaaTCTATCATTGAGAAAATTCAGTTCCCCATGACTCTTATGGGTGTGCTGTGAATGCCAGTGGAAGTGTCTGTCACATAGCTGTTTCATTTCTCCATTCTGAACTGCTGACACCTGAGAGCAGTGACGTGTTACAGTACGCTGCAGTGTCCATGGCAGTGTTTACACTGAGCCAAGTCAGAGGTTAGGACGTGTGTGAAGCTCACAAgagtgagcgagtgagtgagtgagtgacacgCCCACAGACTACTCATGGGAACACAGCAGCAGGGACAAACATGTCTGTCATCAAGCTTAGTTGGTTTCTacaaaaagactgaaaagaaaaacatccctTCAAATCCTTTATTCTACTGTGGCTTTACACCAGAACTATTTGCATGCCACCAGAGTTATGGCTGCTTCAACTCCACACAGCAGGGGTCATACCAGTTTTAAACACTGCCTCTGTGGCTGATGAGGAGCCGGTCAGGGCTCCAACTCTTTAGTCTGGCTaaactagatagatagatagatagatagatagatagatagatagatagatagatagatagatagatagatagatagatagatagatagatagatagataaagtGGAATGCCTCTTTTGCTCTTCTGCTTTTGTGTTGCTCGCCCACACAGACTCCTTCGTCtgcatttttttgttctcattccaagaacaaaaataaaaatgaaagtctGGTCTTTCCCTTTGCAGCAACATCCACTCTCATTGTTATCACCCGACAACTAATGCTCAGCTTTGTGGACGGTGACAATGACTTCTAATCCACCTCTGCACTTTGATGTCGAAGCTCAAGTCATTTCTGCAGTGTGGCAACTTTGAAAATGTTCTGTCTCTTCTGGTTTCCAGAATTAAAGTATGTAAGTGTGGGAATAGGGACAGTTGGCTATCCGATGGTATCAGGTCATCACTATGTTGGTGAATCTTCAGAAGTCTTGTTAGTAGGATTCTTGGTGTGTGCTGTTCAAGTATTCTACAAAAGAACAACCCCAGTTTCTATACAGAATTACACTCACACCTGACTGGTTGGTGGCCTTGAATGACACAGTGGTTTGGCTCCTGTATGAAGTGTGATCGTTGAAAATACATTCTAAAACGTTCCTTTTAACATGACTTTGCTCGAGCTAAACTTAGAGGAAGGTTTTAAAACAGCTCAAAGTGTCAGGTTGACCAGGCAGTCGTGCTCGTGTCTCAAGTCAGTCGAGACAAGTTCAAACTAACTCTCATGTGCTTGAGGGTCCACTTCAAGTCCCAGACTGACAATGATGaccattaaaatgacaaagaaacatgACACTTTACTTTCAAGTAAGTAAGCAGCTCGTTCAAGTCCAGCACAGTCCGGGCAATGGCAAGCTGAGTCTGGCAGCTCCAGTCTTTGTACTGACCTGGACTAACCACATCTCTGATCTATCTCTGTGCTTACAGCACACAGGTGAAACTCATATCAATGTTTTCATTCAACAAGGGGAAAGCTGGAGGAACCTTACCTGCTGGAGGCTGCGTTTGGCCTGCAGGGCCGATCccagcttctcctcctgctttaCCCTCATCCTAACAATCTCGTGCAGAAACTTCTCCTTCGACTCTTTAGAGTCCAGTCCACTGTCCAGCGCTTGCCTCAGGCTTTCAAGCTCAGACTCCAGCCCCAGCTCCGGAGGGGTCACGGGGGCCGCCACGGGAGCAGATGCAGGGACGGGGCCCTCTGCCGACGTGGTGGTGTACAAGGGCCCCTGGACACCTGGTGAGCTCAAGTCCTTGGCTGAGCTGCTGGACGAGGTGAAAGACGGTGAcgacagggaggacagggatgAAGTGACTGTGGGAGAGATCAGAGACACCAGAGATGGTGAGGTTTGTGAAAAAGCTCAAGTGTTCTCGTGGCTAAGTTTAGCTTGCCAGTCGAACCCCGTAACAAATAATCTACACACGTCTAGTTGCTCATATTGAACTCTTTGCTTACATTCGTCACGGCTTTCCACTTCTATTTCCACCTCAGAATCTCTGTCGTCCTGGGGTGGTGGAGGCTTGCTGGCAGCTGAGGACGGAGGGCACGGGGCCTCTGGCGCTGGGGGCGGGAGCTCCCCTGTGGCTCTTCTTTTGCGAGGCCTGGAGGTGCCGTTGGCGCCCTCACCTGGAGGTTCACCTCCACTTGGGTGGGAGGTGCTGGGTACCGAAGGGGACATGGGACCCATCTTCCCCAGGGGCAGCGGTGTGAGGGCGACATTGGGGGCCACAGCTTTTTCCAGACTCTTGTAGTTGTAGAAGCTAAGAGGAAACCAGACAATATCACTGCACGTCTCATGACTTTTACATCCAAAAACCATCATTAACAAGAGCTGAATTCTGCATGCAAGTAAACACAGCCGGCGCCATATTGTGGAGTCCGTTTTGAACAGCCTATGCCAACCAGTGTAGAGAAACATTCAAATGAAGTGCCTGCAGCTCTTTCCTCCCACTGTATGAGAAACCGGGCCAGATCAACTGTGATATGGTGCAGCCTGCACTGGTATCACCAAGCCAAGTGGGTGCCCAcggtatgagtgtgtgtgtcaaatgtgtgtaaatggtAGAGTGTGGGAGGCTGTGGTACAGTCAGACTTGACCCCTCTGACACCAGCCCACCCAGACAAGTGAGAGAGCATGCTGGGAGCTCATCGTATCTAGCTCAACAAAATGGCTGTCATCTTTTGCAGTAAAAGCTTCTCTTACAATCCAGATATTTCACCATCTGTAATTATGCCTTTTGAAGTCAGTAAAGTGCCAATTGGTGAGAGTGTCTTCCATTTTGGATGTGGTCGtcttgtgctgtgctgtgctgtgctgggcTCACCTGTCTCTTAGCAGGGCCAGGGGGTGACTGCAGGGTTCCTTATCACCAGCAGAGACGTGGGGGGACCAGGGTCTGAAAGCCGAGGGCCTCTGTCTGGGCTGAATGCAGTTGAGCCCCTGAAGATCGACAGAGCAAACAGTTGACATCACAAGTAATAAAGAAATTATAGGATGATAAAGTCAGAGAGCTCGGACACAGTCGCTCGATTTTTGTGCACACTTGGGGCTGGagaatgtttgaaatgtttctatACTAATGATTCTGAGCCACCGTGATTAGATGTTTCCTCCTACTCTCTGTTGTGAAAGGTCTCTTTGACCTTGGCTATGGTCCAGAAAGTGGGGGTTCACAAAAAATCATGGGGAACATCTCACAAGTTTAGACAGTGGAATATTTCAGGACTTCATTTCTGAGTATAAATATTCACTTATTACTCCGACAAAGTGCAGATCTGTTCAAATGGACCAGTCCATTGACAGTGTGCCTCTTATTGGAAGTGattgtgtgatgtgttttgtgGTCAGATAGGGGTCAGTATAAAGATCAGCGGTTGAAGACATAACCTCCATTCTAACCATATCTGCagggtagattttttttttttagggaatATCGATTTTCACAGGAGACATCCATCATTATATTTTGCCTATTCTGTTACACTGCTCTCTCAAACTTCTCTCCATCTCAGTAAGTGAATCCATGGGATTCGGGGTGGCTACAGTTACCTCCTCTGTATGCAAAGCTTGCCAAATCTAAATTTAAGTGCTACCCTCATCCAAAAACTTCTGTATAATATTACATGACATCTCATCTCATGCACCATGCATCAttatcaccatcaccatcgCCATCGTCGGCATCACCTTCCAGAGCTTAGCAACACCAACCTTattggaggaggacagggagtGTAGCCAGTCGTGCTGCTTCTCTTTGTCAGCCAGTGGGGATTGTGATGGGAAGTCTTCATGTTTGGACTTTTTGACTGGGATGGGATCAGACACCTGGTAGAAAAGAAGGACATTTGTTTTACTGCAGGAACATTTTGGAATCAGCATTTTTTCTTACAAAGTCATTATTGCTCACGTGAACTCATGGTCAgtactacaaaaaaaaaaaaaatcagcactaCTTCAAACAGATTCGGATGTGCAAACACATCCAAgctgattatttttaaaagcaccacaggTTGCCCACTTGGCAGCGGGCTATGGGATAAAATGTCAGTGAACTGAAAATGCAGCTAATAGTGTCAGACagactactgtgtgtgtgtgtgtgtaggacatATCTCTTCATCTCTAGATAACCTACAAACCTACCAAACACAGCCAGGCCTCCTCTGCACTGTCCTAGTGTTGCTGTATTTTTACTAGATACAACAACCCCAACCCTTTTAACCCTGACATGTGCTggtcactaaaaaaaaaacaattgcaCACACTTCTTGCTTCTTTTAACcttttattcataaaatgaGACTTGGGTGTTTTagctgcagtgcagtgcagctgtTGTGCATTGTGATCAGTGAAACAAGAGAAATGCAATTTAGCTGGATTTTGGGGTGTGAATAGACTTTAACCCTTTCAACGCTTAGAGGTCACTACGGTGTGCAaatattcaaaagctgttttctggtatatgcatgagttttgatggcatagttgcacatcatggatgctactgcatcatctcatacactgactgctgcccagtgggaagccattgcaagtgaaaaaaaaaaaagagtgaagccaagatggccgatAGACgaccagaaacaccaagttgctcatttgtttctgttcaaaccttctagaaaaagagacccttgcaggtaagaaaaatataaggagtcatgcaattgctaaattttccaagtgttgattttatattgggaggaaattctgattaatcacatgtccactgaattgtacatcatgcatcaggagctagatttcaactactggacatgtaaatatatctgtataaaatttgggttgaaaaaaaaaaaagttcaaaccttgttttcatgcctaaagatgaataaaaacacttctacTGCTTTCACATTGGTCCTTGGGCTGCCTATGTCTGCTCACCTGTTTTTCCTTGCCTGGGGCTATTTGTAAAGAAAAACACGTCTCTTCAAACAACATCCTGACGTCTATAATCTCACTTATTAGAtcttgaaaatgaaacatttagaaatccataaatgtaatttccacAAGGACCTCCTCAAAGGTAGCAAAAATATAATTGATAGATAGAGACACAAGCCTTAATCACAGGTTTTCTCTGACAACCTGACATTTTTGGTAATAGAAAGCACTCGCACGGCGTTGGGGAAAGTCACTGAAAGTCACGGAGTTGTACATCTGGGCCGCAGTGGAGAGAGGACAGCTGTCATGACAGCAGACCTCAGCACTATTTGTTCGTCTAGCCACGCTACTTTCCTGTGAGAGCGGCTCTGATTACACAGACATGTGGCACAGCATGACACCCTGCCAACATAGgcg
This sequence is a window from Pempheris klunzingeri isolate RE-2024b chromosome 11, fPemKlu1.hap1, whole genome shotgun sequence. Protein-coding genes within it:
- the LOC139209446 gene encoding ski oncogene-like, which translates into the protein METVSRQSFQPHPGLQQTLKQFHLSSMSSLGGPAAFSARWQHELLFKKDGKEPEPVLQHLPPPVMPGPLFIPSDRSTERCETVLEGETISCFVVGGEKRLCLPQILNTVLRDFTLQQINSVCDELHIYCSRCTADQLEILKVMGILPFSAPSCGLITKTDAERLCNALIYGGAYPPRCKKDLSGGSLELELTERSFKVYHECFGKCKGLFVPELYTSPNAACIQCMDCRLMYPTHKFVVHSHKAQENRTCHWGFDSANWRAYILLGQDYTGKEEKARLEQLLDEIKEKFDFANKYKRKASSRVSDPIPVKKSKHEDFPSQSPLADKEKQHDWLHSLSSSNKGLNCIQPRQRPSAFRPWSPHVSAGDKEPCSHPLALLRDSFYNYKSLEKAVAPNVALTPLPLGKMGPMSPSVPSTSHPSGGEPPGEGANGTSRPRKRRATGELPPPAPEAPCPPSSAASKPPPPQDDRDSEVEIEVESRDEFTSSLSSLSSPSFTSSSSSAKDLSSPGVQGPLYTTTSAEGPVPASAPVAAPVTPPELGLESELESLRQALDSGLDSKESKEKFLHEIVRMRVKQEEKLGSALQAKRSLQQELEFLRVAKKEKLREATEAKRSLRKEIERLRAESEKKMKEANESRIRLKRELEQARQLRVCDKGCEAGRLRAKYSAQIEDLQMKLQHAEADREQLRADLLQEREAREHLERVVKELQQQLWPKSNSDKEGTPKDMPPDN